The sequence below is a genomic window from Clostridium sp. BJN0001.
CTGTGTAGGCTTTGTCTTTAACTCCCCAGATTTTCCAAGATAAGGTACTAAAGTAACATGTATATAGCATACATTCTGACTTCCAACCTCATTTTTTATTTGTCTTATAGCTTCTAAAAATGGCTGCGATTCTATATCTCCAACAGTTCCTCCAATTTCAGTAATAACTACATCGACATCTCTCTCTTTAGCAACTTTATAAACTTTATCTTTAATTGCATTCGTTATATGTGGAATAACTTGAACAGTTCCTCCTAAAAATTCACCTTTTCTTTCCTTTTCAATAACTGAACTATATATTTTTCCAGTTGTAACATTAGAATTTTTAGTTAAACTTTCATCGATAAATCTTTCATAGTGTCCTAAATCTAGATCAGTCTCTGCACCATCATCAGTGACAAATACTTCTCCATGCTGATAAGGACTCATTGTACCTGGATCAACATTTAAATAAGGATCAAATTTCTGAATTGAAATCTTCACCCCTCTATTCTTTAATAATCTACCTAAAGATGCTGCTGTTATTCCTTTTCCTAATCCTGAAACTACTCCGCCTGTAACAAAAACATACTTAGTACTCATTTTTTTCCTCCTTATGTTAATATTAAAAATATTATTGACTTTTGCAAAATCTCTGATATAATGATAATTACCCCATAACATAACTATGGGGTATTTGTTCTGCTCAATAACATAGATACTATCTTAACATATTTTTTTAATAATATCTAGTCTTTTTTATAAATTACCTATACTATTTCTATCAATACTTTTTTCTAAATTAAAAAATTTCTTTCTAAACTCACTATTAATCAAAAGTTTTCTTTCTGCCTTATTAACTCTGTTTACTATACTCCTTACTGTTTTCAAATTCAATACCGAAGTAAGCTTATCTTTTTCAAAGCAATTATTATACTTAAGCAGAAGCAGAAAGAAATCAACTTTTTCTTTATTTTTTAAATTATTTATCAAATCATTATATGTAATCTCATAATATCTGCACAAAAATATAAGAATTTCTCTATATCTTAACATAATTATCACCTATTAATATTATTTACTAATAATGATATCCAATTTTATGTATTTTAATCAATATTTTTTAATTTGATTTTTATAACGATACTTGTTCTTGATATAACCTGTCCATCAATAGACAATAAATAAAGACATCTTATAACTCCACCACAATCATCTACATTTACAGTAAGATCTATTGTATCTATTTCAATATTGATTATTCCATTAGCTGTTTTATATAGACATGCAGTTCTCTCTTTTTTCTTAAACTCCATTTCAGTTTCTATATTTCCGCTTCGTATAATTTTAAACGAATCTTTTTTTATAAGTATCGATGTATGTGTACCTTCCATTCCCGATACTTTCGATTCATCATATTCCGCCATAGCAAGACTATGTTTATTTATAAAATACCCATCAGATATAACTTCAATAGAATCATCTTCATCTCCATGAATTATACTTTTGACAAATATCAATGCTTTATTTTTCATTTAGCTTTCCTCTTTAAATCTTAATTTACACAGTATTTTTTCATATCATCTTCATTAAAAGGTGATACTTCTCTTATATTTTCAAGATCAGTCTGTGCATGTCCAAATTTAATTTTTATGCTTTCTTCATTTTTTCCTTTGCTATACCTTGCAGCTAATCTACATGCAAAAATGATATCATCTTCAATTATATTATTTCCTTCTGGAATAATAACAGATGCTCCATTATAATCACATGCCATAAAAAGAAAGTCATGAACATTCATAATTTTTTTTATTTCCATAAATTCATCATGTGTTCTTGTGACAATTACTTTTACTTTATTGTCAGTAACAAAGTGACGTCCATATCTTAAAAGTTTAATATCTTTTTCAGTCATATCACCTGTACGCTCAAGGTTTTCTCTAAGTCTTAATGAATAATTCGGTTCTGTAAGCTTACATCCTCCAGCTGGTGATGGATAATCTGTTATTTTAAATTTTTCAGCAAGTTCCATTTGAACTTTTCTATTTCTTCCTGAAATGTCAAATAATTTTTCTCTATCTACAAGCCCATCTTTTTCCATCTGTGTTTCTTTAATATTTTTTGCACATAAAGGTCTTAATATTTTATCTGCAAATCCAGATTCATTTTTTACAATATCAAGTGCGGCTCTATTTTGAGACATTGGTCTCTGATTTAATACCTCACCTGTTACAATAAAATCTGCATCATACTTTTTAAGCATTTCTCCACTATATCTCATCATCATTGCATGGCAATCTATGCATGGATTCATATTCTTTCCCCATCCATGTTTTGGATCTTTAACCATTTCAAAATGCTCTTTTGAAAAGTCTACTACAACAAGTTTTATTCCTATTTGCTTAGCCATCCTTTCAGCATTTTCTTCATCAAAAAAGTATGATTTAAAACACAATCCTATAACTTCTACTCCTTGATCCTTTATTACTTTCGCTGCAAGAACACTATCTAAACCACCAGACATCATAGCTAATGCACGTACCATTATTGTTTTCCTCCTAGTTAAATAAGTTTTTTAATATTTCTTCTAATTTAAATTTTATCTGTATTTCATCGTTATCTTTATTGTTTTCTGTACTATTACTTATTTTTTCTTCTGTTTCGTTATATTTTATTTCGGCCATACTTTCATCAACAAAACATAATGGTGGAAACATAACACACCACCAATTTTTACCTTCTCCTTTTCCTATGATCACTCTAAAAGCTTCATAATTTCCCTGTGGAAGAATAATATTTCCATAAGATTTTTCGGGAAAGTTTTCCCGTGAAAGTTTAACATCTACATCGTAATTATAAGAATCTAACTTTATTTCATCTTGAGCTATCTTTTTTACTTTATCAATATTCTGTAAAATAATCTTTCTAGACTGATCAAGAGATTCTGACTCACTAAGATATGGATAAAGATAATTTATTATTTTATTTTTTACTTTTATTTTTAAATTTTGATCCTCTTCACTATCACTATTTGCAATAACATGAAACCTTATAAGAGAATCTTTAACATTACTATAATCTAAAACCTTTTGATTATATGTACATAATTCACTATAACTATATAATTCATTTTGATTTAGATCACACCCACATACAAAAAACAAACAACTTATTGACAAAATCATAAATACTAACTTTAATATTCTCATATTCATTACCCCCACAGTTGAAATGATAACCAATTTGAGAATATTTATTCACAATATTAATTATATAGTTCTTGTCAAGTATACTTCTTTGTATTTGCAAGACATTTTATTATAAAATCTCTGTGCTTTTATCATATCATCAAAAAAAGCAAAAACTGTCGGACCACTTCCACTCATCATTGTTCCCTCAGCATCATTATTCATAGCTTGAATTTTTATTTCTGAAATTTCTTTATATTTTCTAAGCGTAACATTTTCAAGTAGATTTTTCATTTTTTTATAAACCAATCCATCTTGATTTTTTTCCATATTATTAATTATTTCATCTATATCTGGATGATTGTATACCTTAGACAAATCAAACTTTTTATATACTTCTTTAGTTGAAACTCCAAATGGAGGCTTTACAAGAACTAAGATTCTGTTTTTAAATGGTTTTAAGGAAGTTATTATTTCTCCTATACCTTCGCAAAGAGCAGTTCCTCCTTCTATACAGTATGGAACATCTGCACCAAGACTTAATGATAATTTTTTAAGATTATCACTGCTTTCATTAATATCAAATAATTTGTTCATTATTTTTATAACTGCAGCTGCATCTGTGCTTCCTCCAGCAAGTCCTGCTGAAACTGGTATATTCTTTAAAATATTTATATCTACTCCTGAACTTATCTTATATTTATCTAAAAAAATATCTGCAGCCTTATATGCTAAATTTCTATTATCTACAGGCACATATGGCTTATTACATGTTACATGTATTCCAGATTTAGCTTTAGATACACTCACAACGTCATAAAGATCAATCGTCTGCATTATCATTCTTAAAAGATGATAACCATCATCTCTTTTTCCTACAATATCTAAAGCAATATTTATTTTTGCATATGCCTTAATATCCATAAATTTCGTCCTTTCATTTTTTCTTTAATATTTTAACATATGCAAAAAACTCTGTCTATTAAGCAATCAATATTATCTATTTCTGTACAACTTTTAATAGTTCCATATTATAATTTTCTTTATTCAAATCATTTATGATATTTTCAAGAGGTTCAATCTTTTCATAAAACATAACAATGGTATCATTTGGTTTACTTATATTTATTGCATACTTTAAGGCTTCCTCTTCATTCAAAATAGACTTTACAGAAACACACTCTTTTGTTTCTTTAACTGCTCTTGTTAAAATTGATGCAATCTCTCCTTTTTTTCTTCCACGTCTGTCAACATCTTCTTTTATAATAATATTGTCAAGATATTTTGCAGCTATCTCTCCAACTTTCTTAATATCACTATCTTTTCTATCACCAGGCATTCCTATAATTCCTATAAATTTTTTACCTGTTGAAACACTTTTTTTTACAGAACCCAAAACAGCTTTATACCCTTCAATATTGTGACCATAATCTAATATAATATTTCTTTTTATACATTTATATAAATTAAATCTTCCTCTATTTTCTATAGAATTAAGTTTAAAATTTCTTAATCCTTTTGATATAATACAATAATCAATATTCATTCCTACAAGTGCAGCAACTGAAGCCATTGCATTTTCTATATTGTATTTTAAAATTCCATTATATGAAATTGGTAAATCATAGATAGATATTAACTTATACTCAGTTCCTTTATTTGTAACACATAGATTATTATTATTTAAATATACAGCCGTTCCTCCATTTTCTATATTTTTTTCAATAAGAGGATTATTTTTGTTTTTAGAAAAATAAATTATATTACTCTTTAATCTGCTTATTATCTCCTTACTATATTTATCATCAGCATTAACTACCACATATCCATTTTTTTTAACAGCTTCTCCAACAAGAGATTTTACAAAGCACAAATCTTTCATTGTATCTATTCCATTTAATCCAAGATGATCATTAGTAATATTAGTTATTACTGCAACATCTGCTTCTTCATAAGCAAGACCTTTTTTTATTATTCCTC
It includes:
- a CDS encoding DUF1934 domain-containing protein, which encodes MKNKALIFVKSIIHGDEDDSIEVISDGYFINKHSLAMAEYDESKVSGMEGTHTSILIKKDSFKIIRSGNIETEMEFKKKERTACLYKTANGIINIEIDTIDLTVNVDDCGGVIRCLYLLSIDGQVISRTSIVIKIKLKNID
- a CDS encoding tRNA 4-thiouridine(8) synthase ThiI; amino-acid sequence: MVRALAMMSGGLDSVLAAKVIKDQGVEVIGLCFKSYFFDEENAERMAKQIGIKLVVVDFSKEHFEMVKDPKHGWGKNMNPCIDCHAMMMRYSGEMLKKYDADFIVTGEVLNQRPMSQNRAALDIVKNESGFADKILRPLCAKNIKETQMEKDGLVDREKLFDISGRNRKVQMELAEKFKITDYPSPAGGCKLTEPNYSLRLRENLERTGDMTEKDIKLLRYGRHFVTDNKVKVIVTRTHDEFMEIKKIMNVHDFLFMACDYNGASVIIPEGNNIIEDDIIFACRLAARYSKGKNEESIKIKFGHAQTDLENIREVSPFNEDDMKKYCVN
- the spoIIR gene encoding stage II sporulation protein R — encoded protein: MRILKLVFMILSISCLFFVCGCDLNQNELYSYSELCTYNQKVLDYSNVKDSLIRFHVIANSDSEEDQNLKIKVKNKIINYLYPYLSESESLDQSRKIILQNIDKVKKIAQDEIKLDSYNYDVDVKLSRENFPEKSYGNIILPQGNYEAFRVIIGKGEGKNWWCVMFPPLCFVDESMAEIKYNETEEKISNSTENNKDNDEIQIKFKLEEILKNLFN
- the ispE gene encoding 4-(cytidine 5'-diphospho)-2-C-methyl-D-erythritol kinase, producing the protein MDIKAYAKINIALDIVGKRDDGYHLLRMIMQTIDLYDVVSVSKAKSGIHVTCNKPYVPVDNRNLAYKAADIFLDKYKISSGVDINILKNIPVSAGLAGGSTDAAAVIKIMNKLFDINESSDNLKKLSLSLGADVPYCIEGGTALCEGIGEIITSLKPFKNRILVLVKPPFGVSTKEVYKKFDLSKVYNHPDIDEIINNMEKNQDGLVYKKMKNLLENVTLRKYKEISEIKIQAMNNDAEGTMMSGSGPTVFAFFDDMIKAQRFYNKMSCKYKEVYLTRTI